AGGCGATCACCGCGATCGACCCGGTGGTGGATCTCGGCCCGCCGGAGGCACCCGGTGTCCTCTTCTTCCTGCTGCAACAGCGGCATCGGGTACGCCGGGATCTGAACCTGCCGCACGACCGGCAGGACGATCTGGCGGACCGGCTGGAGACCCAGCTCGTCCGCCGGGCCGGGGAGCGCAGGGGCGCCGGGTCCGATCTGCTCTTCTGGCCTCGGGCCGAATTCGATCGTCTGCTGTCCGAGCATGCCGGGCTCGCCGAGGTGTACGGGTCGGACTGGGACGCGCACCGGGCTCTGCTGGAGAAGGAGCTGGTGCGGCTGACGGGTGCCGGTCAGGCCGGGTTGGCGGTGTTCAGCGCGACCGTGGACGGGCTGAACGCCTTCGCCGGTCGACGTGACGGCGACCCGACCGATGCGGCGGTCCGGGCGGGCTACGCGGCCGAGGTGTCGGCTCGACCCAGCGCGCGGATCTCCTGGCCACCGGAGCGCAACGACGCCTGCTGGTGCGGATCGGGCCTCAAGTACAAGAAGGACTGCCTGCCGCGCTCCCGTAGCTGAAGGCCCGGAGTAGCTTCCCTAACGGCTTTGACAGAAATAGCCATTAGGAGGCCCTCGTGCTGGTCATCGCGCATCTCAGTGACACCCACCTCGACAGCCATCCTCGATCGGCCGAACGGACCGCCCGGGTCATGGACCACCTGCACGCCCTGCCGCGACCGGTCGACGCGATCCTGATCACCGGGGACGTCGCCGACCACGGCGAGGTGGCCGAATACGAGACCGCCGCGAAGCTCTTCGAATCACCGCTGCCGGTCATGATCTGTCCCGGCAACCACGATGTGCGCGACGCGTACCGCAAGGGTCTGCTCGGTGACGACCGCGGCGGCGCCGGCCCGATCAACACCCGTCACGACGTGGCCGGAGCGGTTTTCCTCCTCGCCGACTCCTCCGTGCCGGGCGCGGACGACGGTCACCTGGACGAGGAAACCATGGCGTGGCTCGCCGACGAACTGCGCTCGGTGCCGGCCGAGACGCCGACGTTCGTCGCCTTCCATCACCCGCCGGTGGTGCTGCACCACCCGGTCATCGACCCGATGCGGCTGCTGCCCGCCGATCCCCTGGCCGAGCTGGTCGCCGCCCATCCGCAGGTGGTCGCCGTGCTGACCGGGCATTTCCACACCGCCGCCGCGAGCACCTTCGCCGGCCGCCCGCTGCTGATCGCACCGGGTGTGGTCTCCACCCTCCGGATGCCCTGGGAGGGCGACGGGCCGCTGACCACGCAGGCCCAGCCGCCCGGCGTCGCATTCCACGTGTACGACGACACCGGTCTGCTCACCACCCACTACCGGGTGGTGGTCTGAGAATGCGGGGAGTCGCGGCGGTGACCTGAGCCGGAGGTGCGCCGCTGGCAATCTTGGGGGCTGACACGCCCCGGCGGTACCGATAACGTCCATTCCTGGACGATCGACGTCCACCCGATGTCACCGGAGGAGACGCCGATGTTCGAGGAGTTCATGGGCATTCCCGCCCACCCTCTGGTGCTACACGCCGCGGTCGTGTTCGTGCCGCTGCTGGCCCTCCTGGCGGTCGGCTACGCGCTCGTCGCGCCGATCCGGCCGCACACTCGGTGGGTGCTGGGGCTGCTCGCCCTGGGCGCGCCGGTCGCCGCCCTGCTGGCGAAGCTCTCCGGCGATGCCTTCTTCGAGCGCATGCGCGCCGCCAACCGGGTCACCCCCGAATTCGTGCCGACGATTGAGGCGCACCAGGAGTTCGGCGACCTCACGCTCTACGCCACCATCGGGCTGGCGATCGTGGCGCTGGCACTGGTCTGGTTCGTCCCGCCGAGAGCCGCCGCGCCGAGCGCCGCCGCGCCGGGAGCCACGGACGAGAGGCGGCCCGGTCGGGCGCTGACCCTGGCGTTGCAGGTCTTGTCGTTGGTGGCCGCCGGCATCGCCGTGTATTACGTGATCCGCACCGGCGACTCCGGGGCGAAGGCGGTCTGGACGGGGCAGTGACGGTCAGGCCACCTCGTCGCGTGCTCGCCAGGAGAGGGCCACGAGCCAACCCGAGATGAGCACCGCTCCGACAGCGAAGCGGATGCTCGCACTCTCCTCGCTCCACGGCAGGGCGGTGAGCACGAACGCGACGGCACCGCTCGCAGCGCTGTAGAGCGCCCAGCCCCGGCGGCCCTGGCCGGCGAAGCGCCGAGCGAGCAGCAGGCCGGCCGCGATGAGCGACAGGAACGCCGCCGCGCCGCAGACCGTGTGCAGAATGCTGCCCGTGCTGGCCTGCTCGGGCAGTCCGGTCGGGGCACCGGGTGGCCAGCCGAGCGCGGGATCGGGGACGAAGATCCCGCCGCCGACCATCGCCACCCCGTAGACGCCGACCAGTAGCGGCCCCACCGTGCCGGCCCGGCCCGGACGCAGCGCCCGCCACAGGCCCGCCGCGAAGGCGATGGCCAGCAGGCCGGTGCCCACGAACGCGATGAACTGCAGCCAGCCGAGGTCCCCGAGGGTGAGTGCGCTCAACGCGTGTCGGCGCAGGTCGAACCCGGATCGGGTGAACGCCTGCCCGAACGACAGGGCAGGGAAGAGAAGGCCGGCGACCGTGCCGCAGCCCAGCAGGAACCGGGTTCGGCGGAGCCGGGTCTCGGGGACAGTCGTCAGGGACGTCATGGGGGCACCTCTCGTGTCGGCGTCACGTTCTATCGTCACGACGAACGAGGCAGGGCCGGATCGACACCACCGGTGGACGAAAGTGGGGGTGCTGGTGCGGCCCGGTTAGGGGGCCGGGCCGCACCAGCGGGATGACCATCAGCTGGCGTGGTACGCCCGGATGATGGTCTGGTCGATGCCGCTGCCACCGTTCGCGGCGGCCTTCACCCGCAGCGAGACGGCCTGCCCGGAGGCGGCGTTCGGCAGCGCGACCCGGTAGCTGTCAGCACTACCGGTGACCCGGGCCGACTTCCAGGTGGCACCGTCGTCCGTCGAGGTCCACACCTGGAACGACGTCACCTTCTGCGCCTTGACACCTCGCGCGTGCCGGACGGTCAGCTCGGCCGTTCCGCCGGTGGCGTGGTTGTTGGTGTCCATCGGCAGCGCGTAGTCCACCGCGAGCAGCGACAACGGCACACTCCCGGTCCCGTCCGGCCCGGCGGACCGGAACGTCCACGAGGTGTTCACCTTGGTCGAGATCGGCAGGATCATGCTCGTGTCGACGTCGAGGGTCAGCCGGTAGTCCGACATCTGCTGCGGAACGGTGAAGTCGGCGAGCGGCCTGTTCCGTTCCTCGACCAGCTTGCCGTTGCGGTACAGGGACAGCTTGCGGTTCACGCCGATCGAGTTGCCCTGCAGGCAGTCGGCCCGCTGCTGCTGATCGGTCAGCGACACCAGGTCGATGTGCAGGTTGCCCCGGGTCCGCGACGGTGCGGTGGCACAGCTCCAGGTGGCACCGGCCGGGTCGTCGTAGAAGCCTGAGTGCAGCGGCTGCCGCGCCCAGACCTTGGACTGCCGGCTGCCCGGCTGGTAGCGGCGGGGCGCCTCCTGGGCCGACAGGCCACCGTAGACACCCTCGTCGGCCCAGAGGAAGCCGGGCGAGAGGTAGTCGGTGCGGTACGGGGGCAGGTTCCCCTCGTGGGTCTGG
The window above is part of the Micromonospora sp. LH3U1 genome. Proteins encoded here:
- a CDS encoding SEC-C domain-containing protein, with product MPTRDVLTKADLAELRRSALGTANPLGVAADLAEAAEQGRLEDPDDAGDALSLAAEIAEIRARPDAALRYAEQALAAYPSGDDPRAGFARALRARALFRAGGRDDEAMAELTALRPFLLVQPDAPAYVSAALDAGGRSATAETWLSEAVDSLLGERASAAGKPAQAITAIDPVVDLGPPEAPGVLFFLLQQRHRVRRDLNLPHDRQDDLADRLETQLVRRAGERRGAGSDLLFWPRAEFDRLLSEHAGLAEVYGSDWDAHRALLEKELVRLTGAGQAGLAVFSATVDGLNAFAGRRDGDPTDAAVRAGYAAEVSARPSARISWPPERNDACWCGSGLKYKKDCLPRSRS
- a CDS encoding metallophosphoesterase, translating into MLVIAHLSDTHLDSHPRSAERTARVMDHLHALPRPVDAILITGDVADHGEVAEYETAAKLFESPLPVMICPGNHDVRDAYRKGLLGDDRGGAGPINTRHDVAGAVFLLADSSVPGADDGHLDEETMAWLADELRSVPAETPTFVAFHHPPVVLHHPVIDPMRLLPADPLAELVAAHPQVVAVLTGHFHTAAASTFAGRPLLIAPGVVSTLRMPWEGDGPLTTQAQPPGVAFHVYDDTGLLTTHYRVVV
- a CDS encoding DUF2231 domain-containing protein; this encodes MFEEFMGIPAHPLVLHAAVVFVPLLALLAVGYALVAPIRPHTRWVLGLLALGAPVAALLAKLSGDAFFERMRAANRVTPEFVPTIEAHQEFGDLTLYATIGLAIVALALVWFVPPRAAAPSAAAPGATDERRPGRALTLALQVLSLVAAGIAVYYVIRTGDSGAKAVWTGQ
- a CDS encoding DUF998 domain-containing protein; protein product: MTSLTTVPETRLRRTRFLLGCGTVAGLLFPALSFGQAFTRSGFDLRRHALSALTLGDLGWLQFIAFVGTGLLAIAFAAGLWRALRPGRAGTVGPLLVGVYGVAMVGGGIFVPDPALGWPPGAPTGLPEQASTGSILHTVCGAAAFLSLIAAGLLLARRFAGQGRRGWALYSAASGAVAFVLTALPWSEESASIRFAVGAVLISGWLVALSWRARDEVA